A window from Sphingobacterium hotanense encodes these proteins:
- a CDS encoding FAD/NAD(P)-binding protein codes for MIWNSSSLNSELLNLPNELKSFVKSVNQLPTTSPSDFHIAIVGAGPKGFYALDTFQDLANKRLGQSTHGNQKIHIHWFNNDYHFGTGPNFHTDLPEYFLVNRYIADITCWEEVVKSDIPHQLSLMQWLKKHSISGKEPAWNHLCTRELLGYYFIDAVLSIMKEENPMLEIHLVKERICDLDIGDDKSVLTCAKGKIPFHYDSVILATGHSYESTSFSHLKQDANASYTIIDEVYPIERLSEIPAREDVAIYGTGLTFLDAMLELTEGRGGIFYKKDDEYHYLSSGHEPIMYPFSRRNLPNMPVNAYSNSHKRTLAFMTDEWLENLLAQNRKIDFINEIIPILDLEVKFAFYPLIPEFKGLDNESILAFLHDDSQEKMFSLFALVNPMSYSKLPSDTNYQEFILDLSNYCLQMTEFGEFHSPMAAATAALREAFEQIVKINNQVGFTANSQKAFEDRWFPNINHLAYGPPREVSEKFFCLMREGFVKFIFSETASVTQAGNKIRLKNKYMEKDFQYLLNARIQKGNLRTKNHPLYDRMLSKGIIKEWMNDQLSTGKIAIDKNGKPVGLDENHKIYLYGIPTEGQVISNDTILRSRNNFAKPWADDTFATFEKKCAELKERML; via the coding sequence ATGATTTGGAATTCATCGAGCTTAAACTCAGAACTTTTAAATTTACCTAACGAGCTTAAATCGTTTGTCAAATCTGTAAATCAGCTTCCGACCACCTCTCCTAGTGATTTCCATATCGCTATAGTTGGGGCAGGACCAAAAGGTTTCTATGCTTTAGATACATTCCAAGATCTAGCCAATAAAAGACTAGGTCAATCAACACACGGAAATCAAAAGATTCATATACACTGGTTTAATAATGATTATCATTTCGGAACTGGACCTAACTTCCATACCGATCTCCCTGAATATTTCCTGGTAAATAGGTATATCGCTGATATTACCTGCTGGGAAGAAGTTGTGAAGAGCGACATTCCACATCAGCTCTCCTTGATGCAATGGCTGAAAAAGCATTCCATATCAGGTAAAGAACCCGCATGGAATCACCTATGCACACGCGAATTATTGGGATATTATTTCATCGATGCTGTTCTAAGCATTATGAAAGAAGAAAACCCCATGCTTGAGATACACCTAGTAAAAGAACGTATTTGTGATCTTGATATCGGAGATGACAAATCAGTACTAACTTGCGCAAAAGGAAAGATACCCTTTCACTATGACTCCGTCATCTTGGCGACTGGGCACTCCTACGAAAGCACAAGCTTCTCGCATCTGAAACAGGACGCCAATGCATCTTACACGATTATTGACGAGGTATATCCGATTGAGCGACTAAGCGAGATTCCTGCGCGTGAAGACGTAGCAATTTATGGAACAGGCTTAACTTTTTTAGACGCTATGCTAGAATTGACTGAGGGCCGTGGAGGGATATTCTATAAAAAGGATGACGAATACCATTATCTCAGTTCGGGACATGAACCTATCATGTATCCGTTTTCTCGTCGGAACCTACCGAATATGCCAGTCAACGCTTATTCCAATTCCCATAAGCGGACGCTCGCATTTATGACGGACGAGTGGTTGGAAAACTTGCTTGCTCAGAACAGAAAGATTGACTTCATCAACGAGATTATTCCAATTCTAGATCTTGAAGTTAAATTCGCCTTCTATCCTCTTATTCCTGAATTCAAAGGGCTTGACAATGAAAGTATTCTAGCTTTTCTGCATGATGATAGTCAAGAGAAAATGTTTAGTCTTTTTGCTTTGGTCAATCCCATGTCCTACTCTAAGTTACCATCGGATACCAATTACCAAGAATTCATCTTAGATCTGAGCAATTACTGTCTGCAGATGACTGAATTTGGAGAATTCCACAGTCCTATGGCAGCAGCGACAGCCGCGTTAAGAGAAGCTTTTGAGCAAATTGTAAAAATAAATAATCAGGTAGGTTTTACCGCCAACTCACAAAAAGCGTTTGAAGACAGATGGTTTCCAAACATAAATCATCTAGCGTATGGCCCTCCACGTGAGGTGTCTGAAAAATTCTTCTGTTTGATGCGCGAAGGATTCGTCAAATTTATTTTTTCAGAAACTGCATCGGTTACACAAGCTGGTAATAAAATTCGATTGAAGAATAAATACATGGAAAAAGATTTTCAGTATTTGTTGAATGCGCGGATTCAAAAAGGCAATCTGCGGACAAAAAATCATCCCTTATATGATCGGATGCTGAGTAAAGGTATTATCAAGGAATGGATGAACGACCAGTTGTCAACAGGCAAGATTGCAATCGATAAAAATGGGAAACCGGTCGGACTGGATGAAAACCATAAAATCTATCTTTACGGAATACCAACTGAAGGTCAAGTTATTAGCAACGACACAATTTTAAGATCGCGAAACAACTTCGCTAAACCATGGGCAGACGACACGTTTGCAACTTTTGAAAAAAAATGTGCAGAACTAAAAGAACGAATGCTATAA
- a CDS encoding formylglycine-generating enzyme family protein has product MNTEEIKSILRDLFVQIPSGTIQMRDDRTKMKWDANIESFSLAKFPVTQRLYTLLLNHNPSSFIGINKPVETISWIDAVNFCNTLSNLFQLTPYYSVGKLENEHVSMNIEADGFRLPTEAEWEYSCKAGLLKCVNDLDAIAWYKENSNRTTHDVGLKLPNEWGLYDMLGNVWEWCSDLYDTEIYGSYRIFRGGGWCDEARSVMPTTRRRSHPLKFQIDDLGFRIAINQNIERIFHESGTVRF; this is encoded by the coding sequence ATGAATACTGAAGAGATCAAATCCATTTTAAGAGATCTATTTGTACAAATCCCATCGGGGACAATACAAATGAGAGACGATAGAACAAAAATGAAATGGGATGCAAATATCGAATCTTTTTCACTTGCAAAATTCCCTGTCACCCAGCGCTTATATACGTTGTTATTAAACCATAACCCCAGCTCTTTCATCGGAATCAACAAACCGGTGGAAACGATAAGCTGGATTGATGCTGTTAATTTTTGCAATACACTTTCCAACCTTTTTCAACTTACCCCTTACTATAGCGTCGGCAAACTTGAAAACGAGCATGTTTCGATGAACATTGAGGCGGATGGGTTTAGACTACCGACTGAAGCAGAATGGGAATACTCCTGTAAAGCGGGGTTATTGAAATGTGTCAATGATTTGGACGCTATCGCTTGGTATAAAGAAAATTCGAATCGAACAACGCACGATGTCGGACTAAAATTGCCGAATGAATGGGGACTATACGATATGTTGGGAAATGTTTGGGAGTGGTGCTCTGATTTATACGATACGGAAATTTATGGCTCCTACCGCATTTTTCGAGGCGGAGGCTGGTGCGATGAAGCGCGAAGCGTTATGCCGACCACGAGGCGGCGAAGTCACCCGTTAAAATTTCAAATCGATGATTTAGGTTTTAGGATAGCGATCAATCAAAATATAGAAAGAATTTTTCATGAAAGCGGAACTGTTAGATTTTAA
- a CDS encoding YggS family pyridoxal phosphate-dependent enzyme: protein MSITSNIQELHKELDPIGVKLIAISKTKPNEDILEAYEAGQRAFGENQVQELVAKQESLPKDIEWHLVGHLQTNKVKYIASFIHLIHSVDSLKVLEEINKHALKHDRVIDCLLQVFIADEDTKFGLDHAELIELLRSEEFGTLKNIRIRGLMGIASNTENERIVKEEFYELKMLFDGVKATYFRKDDAFDTLSMGMSSDYTLAIEQGSNMIRLGSTIFGKRVIKHYKNK from the coding sequence ATGAGCATTACATCCAACATACAGGAGTTGCACAAAGAACTTGATCCAATCGGAGTCAAATTAATTGCAATTTCGAAAACAAAACCCAACGAAGATATATTGGAAGCCTACGAAGCCGGCCAACGTGCCTTTGGTGAAAACCAAGTACAAGAGCTGGTAGCGAAACAAGAGTCCCTTCCTAAAGATATTGAATGGCACCTTGTAGGCCATCTGCAGACGAACAAAGTAAAATATATCGCGTCCTTCATCCATTTGATCCATTCCGTGGATTCTTTAAAGGTGTTGGAGGAGATTAATAAGCATGCCTTAAAGCACGATCGCGTTATCGACTGTCTATTACAGGTTTTTATCGCCGATGAGGACACCAAATTTGGACTAGACCATGCTGAGCTTATTGAATTGCTTCGCAGCGAGGAATTCGGCACTTTAAAAAATATTCGAATTCGAGGATTAATGGGTATTGCGAGCAATACTGAGAATGAACGAATTGTTAAGGAGGAATTCTACGAGCTCAAAATGTTGTTTGATGGCGTAAAAGCGACTTACTTCAGGAAAGATGACGCATTCGACACACTATCGATGGGTATGTCTTCCGATTATACTTTAGCAATCGAGCAGGGTAGCAACATGATTCGCTTGGGAAGTACAATCTTTGGAAAACGCGTGATAAAACATTATAAAAACAAATAA
- a CDS encoding class I SAM-dependent methyltransferase: protein MNKAILDKEVQHFIKANREKSPTEIALKKSPFSTVSSAELASQIDGWQRSVRKLPTWAFSDGIYYPDKLNLEQCSSEHTALIKQTLIKKGARVIDLTGGFSVDSCYLAQEASEVIHCELNANLSEIVDYNAKILRVHNLQCVVTDGIKYLQESEDDAFDYIYVDPSRRVNQGKVFLLEDCEPNIVAHQDLYFQKARIVIAKLAPLLDISTALSSLKHVKYVYVISLDNDCKELLFIQERGYTGETTIKAIRLFHDQLQDFEFTYADERGTISRFSMPQHYLYDPDVAISKAGAFKIVGKSFGLGKLHQHAHLYTSDNFIPEFPGRIFEIIEVIPYGNFKKNNPYPQANVATRNFPDKVELIRKKLKIKDGGQNYLFFTTDINNNYIAIACRRLR from the coding sequence ATGAATAAAGCAATTTTAGACAAAGAGGTTCAACATTTTATTAAAGCAAACCGCGAAAAATCGCCTACAGAAATTGCTTTAAAGAAGAGCCCTTTCTCTACCGTTTCTTCTGCAGAACTTGCCTCCCAAATTGATGGATGGCAACGAAGCGTCCGCAAACTCCCTACCTGGGCGTTCAGCGATGGTATCTACTATCCCGACAAGCTCAATCTTGAACAATGCTCTTCCGAGCATACCGCTCTTATCAAGCAGACTCTTATTAAGAAAGGCGCACGCGTTATTGATTTGACTGGAGGATTTAGCGTAGATAGTTGTTATTTGGCACAGGAAGCATCTGAAGTTATACATTGCGAACTCAATGCCAACCTTTCCGAGATTGTAGACTATAACGCAAAGATCCTTCGCGTACATAATCTACAATGTGTAGTTACCGACGGTATCAAGTACTTGCAAGAAAGCGAGGATGACGCATTTGATTATATCTATGTCGACCCATCTAGGCGAGTGAATCAGGGCAAGGTCTTTCTGTTGGAGGATTGCGAGCCAAATATCGTGGCGCATCAAGACTTATATTTCCAAAAAGCACGTATAGTTATTGCCAAGCTCGCTCCGCTCCTCGATATATCAACAGCATTGAGCAGCTTGAAACATGTAAAATATGTATATGTGATCAGCTTAGATAACGACTGCAAGGAATTGCTCTTTATTCAAGAACGCGGGTATACTGGTGAAACGACAATCAAGGCTATCCGTCTCTTTCACGACCAATTACAAGATTTTGAATTTACCTATGCGGATGAAAGAGGAACGATCAGTCGCTTTTCAATGCCTCAACATTACCTCTATGATCCCGATGTCGCCATCAGTAAAGCCGGTGCATTCAAAATTGTAGGTAAGTCTTTTGGATTGGGCAAACTTCATCAGCATGCCCACCTGTATACATCCGACAACTTTATCCCAGAGTTCCCCGGACGCATCTTCGAAATCATCGAAGTAATCCCTTACGGCAACTTTAAAAAGAACAACCCATATCCCCAAGCCAATGTCGCGACCCGCAACTTCCCGGATAAGGTAGAACTGATACGGAAGAAGCTTAAAATCAAAGACGGGGGACAGAATTATTTATTCTTTACGACGGATATCAACAATAATTACATTGCCATAGCCTGCCGGCGTCTGCGATAA
- a CDS encoding DUF3298 and DUF4163 domain-containing protein yields the protein MFQLILKNSKQTTLALALLASSIAACQSNKVENTRINHKGNSTISRTDTLTYQKLEVKKISQYFSENEGTIDTTFVRVTYPRFEDSTMNELVTETILLEGEESIDQYANNFIEGYGNFIEENEISYNLSWSKITDVDILLNTPQLLTLKNMTYEFSGGAHGNTFELINVYDIENYQKLALNTFISENKMKEFTKIAEKFFREEEGLSDTASLDKAYFFENGKFSLAANYGINKEGLFFHYNQYEIKPYAAGTTTIVVPFDAIQDVLTETGKNYIKQVKEYNHSTQ from the coding sequence ATGTTTCAATTGATTTTAAAAAACAGTAAACAAACAACGCTAGCATTAGCATTATTGGCATCGAGCATCGCAGCTTGCCAAAGCAACAAGGTCGAAAACACACGAATAAATCATAAGGGAAACAGCACTATCTCCCGTACCGACACACTAACTTATCAAAAACTAGAGGTAAAAAAAATAAGCCAATATTTTTCTGAAAACGAGGGCACTATCGATACAACCTTCGTCCGGGTGACCTATCCTCGATTTGAGGACAGTACAATGAACGAGCTAGTGACAGAGACGATTCTGCTGGAAGGTGAAGAGTCGATAGATCAATATGCGAATAACTTTATTGAAGGTTATGGGAATTTTATTGAGGAGAATGAGATCAGCTATAACCTATCCTGGTCGAAGATTACCGACGTGGATATCTTGTTGAATACACCGCAGCTATTGACCTTAAAAAACATGACTTACGAGTTCTCTGGAGGCGCTCATGGCAACACTTTTGAACTAATTAACGTATATGATATAGAAAATTATCAAAAACTGGCATTAAATACGTTTATTTCCGAAAATAAGATGAAAGAATTTACTAAAATTGCAGAGAAATTCTTTCGCGAAGAAGAAGGTTTATCCGATACTGCAAGTTTAGACAAGGCATATTTCTTCGAAAATGGAAAATTTTCCCTCGCTGCTAATTACGGCATAAATAAAGAGGGACTCTTCTTTCATTACAATCAATACGAAATTAAGCCCTATGCTGCCGGAACGACAACTATAGTTGTTCCATTTGACGCCATACAGGATGTATTAACCGAAACAGGAAAGAACTATATAAAGCAGGTAAAAGAGTATAATCATTCAACACAATAG
- a CDS encoding GNAT family N-acetyltransferase → MELKIRRAERADCPRLLELIKELARYERAPDEVTVSMEEFEASGFGENPVWGAFVGELDGVIVGMSLYYIRYSTWKGRRLYLEDLIVTEEVRGKGFGKVLLDHTIAYAKAEGYSGMMWQVLDWNEPAINFYKKYDTTLDGEWINVSIDFKKQ, encoded by the coding sequence ATGGAGCTAAAGATCCGTAGAGCAGAGCGCGCAGACTGCCCAAGGCTTTTAGAACTTATCAAAGAACTCGCTCGCTATGAACGGGCTCCCGATGAAGTAACGGTCAGTATGGAGGAATTCGAAGCGTCTGGATTTGGTGAGAACCCTGTCTGGGGCGCTTTTGTTGGCGAGCTTGATGGAGTAATTGTTGGAATGTCTCTCTATTACATTCGTTATTCCACTTGGAAAGGCCGAAGATTATATCTGGAAGACCTGATTGTAACAGAAGAGGTACGCGGAAAAGGCTTTGGAAAAGTACTATTAGACCATACAATAGCGTATGCTAAAGCAGAAGGATATAGTGGAATGATGTGGCAGGTGCTCGATTGGAACGAACCGGCGATAAACTTCTACAAAAAATATGATACAACATTAGATGGGGAATGGATAAATGTTTCAATTGATTTTAAAAAACAGTAA
- a CDS encoding aspartate kinase — protein MQVFKFGGASVKSSENIKNVVSIIEKYKNSELLVVVSAIGKTTDKLARITDSYVKRSPDAFTLLEELKNEHFQILNELFENKSFPIFDDIANTFVEIEWILEDEPQDDYDYLFDQIVSIGELLSTKIIAGYGQYMGLPIKWVDARDYILTDNTYREANVDWVKTEEKIRKEIPSILDEHIIVTQGYIGSTSENFTTTLGREGSDYSAAIFAASLNAENITIWKDVQGVLNADPKWFDQTELIPELSYTDAIELTYYGATVIHPKTIKPLQNKKITLNVRSFLNPEAPGTQIKTTNQTLPVPSFIFKVNQVFINIQPRDFSFIVEDNLSSIFNEFHKNRIKINMMHNSAISFSVSVDDTGENVWNLLDQLEKRYKVSVATGLELITIRYYNQETINRVLVNKEIIRELKDSYTCQMLVKNKDE, from the coding sequence ATGCAAGTTTTTAAATTTGGAGGTGCCTCTGTAAAGAGTTCAGAAAATATCAAAAATGTAGTCTCCATTATCGAGAAATACAAAAACTCCGAACTACTAGTCGTTGTCTCGGCGATAGGAAAAACGACGGACAAGCTAGCCAGAATAACGGATAGCTATGTAAAGCGAAGCCCTGACGCCTTTACGCTCCTAGAGGAACTTAAAAATGAGCATTTCCAAATCTTAAACGAGCTTTTCGAAAACAAGTCCTTCCCTATTTTCGACGACATTGCTAACACCTTCGTTGAAATTGAATGGATATTGGAAGATGAGCCGCAAGACGATTATGATTATTTATTTGATCAAATCGTGTCTATCGGCGAGCTTTTATCGACGAAAATCATTGCCGGATACGGGCAATACATGGGCCTCCCTATCAAATGGGTCGACGCGAGAGACTATATCCTTACCGATAACACCTACCGCGAAGCGAATGTTGATTGGGTAAAAACTGAAGAAAAAATTCGTAAAGAAATCCCTTCTATCCTTGATGAGCATATCATCGTTACGCAAGGCTATATTGGCTCTACCTCAGAAAACTTCACAACGACGTTAGGGCGTGAAGGCTCCGATTATTCTGCCGCAATCTTTGCAGCGAGCTTGAACGCGGAAAACATCACGATCTGGAAAGATGTGCAGGGTGTATTGAATGCTGACCCAAAATGGTTCGATCAAACCGAGCTTATTCCAGAACTATCCTATACCGACGCGATTGAATTGACGTATTATGGCGCAACTGTTATTCACCCGAAGACAATCAAGCCATTGCAGAACAAGAAAATCACGTTAAATGTGCGTTCATTTTTGAACCCTGAGGCTCCAGGAACCCAGATTAAAACAACGAATCAGACACTACCGGTACCTTCTTTTATTTTCAAGGTCAACCAGGTTTTCATCAACATCCAACCTCGAGATTTTTCTTTTATCGTAGAGGACAATTTAAGTTCCATCTTCAATGAATTCCACAAAAACCGCATCAAAATAAACATGATGCACAACTCCGCTATTAGCTTTAGCGTCAGTGTGGATGATACGGGAGAAAACGTATGGAACTTACTTGATCAATTAGAAAAACGATACAAGGTTTCCGTGGCTACAGGATTGGAATTGATTACGATTCGCTACTACAATCAAGAAACTATCAACCGTGTTTTGGTAAATAAGGAAATTATTCGCGAACTTAAGGATAGTTATACCTGCCAAATGCTGGTGAAGAACAAAGATGAATAA
- a CDS encoding LLM class flavin-dependent oxidoreductase, with product MEQIKYSLLELANVGKNKTIAQSIERAKIGAETIDKLGYTRIWLAEHHNMEYVASSATSVLIGHIAAHTQNIRVGSGGVMLPNHSPLVIAEQFGTLESIYPGRIDLGLGRAPGTDQGTAMALRRNNINTQFYFRDDVQALQQYFSDTNATAKVRAFPGEGLDVPIWILGSSTDSAYLAAELGLPYAFAAHFAPAMLEQAAMIYRMHFKPSEQLQEPYFMVCVNVVAADSQEEAELLANSVYNMFAGIITNHRMPLSPPTEKPIYHGIPEIEQAVAGMTKCTFIGTKDKIAKELKSFATELHAKEIMITNNIFDDAKRLHAFELIADAFKEMN from the coding sequence ATGGAGCAGATAAAATATTCTCTTTTAGAATTAGCCAATGTGGGCAAGAATAAGACGATTGCACAATCAATTGAACGTGCTAAAATCGGTGCGGAAACCATCGATAAACTAGGCTATACGCGTATTTGGCTTGCCGAGCATCATAATATGGAATATGTTGCAAGCTCTGCCACTTCCGTATTGATCGGTCATATTGCTGCCCATACGCAGAATATCCGTGTTGGATCCGGTGGAGTTATGCTCCCCAATCATTCGCCATTAGTGATTGCGGAACAATTCGGTACGCTAGAAAGCATCTACCCGGGACGCATTGACTTAGGATTAGGACGAGCACCTGGCACTGACCAAGGGACTGCTATGGCATTACGAAGAAACAACATCAATACACAGTTTTATTTCCGCGACGATGTGCAAGCTTTACAACAGTATTTCAGTGATACAAATGCAACTGCAAAAGTCCGCGCATTCCCAGGCGAAGGTCTCGACGTACCTATCTGGATTTTAGGATCCAGTACAGACAGCGCTTACCTCGCTGCTGAATTAGGACTACCTTATGCATTTGCGGCGCATTTCGCACCTGCCATGTTAGAACAGGCAGCCATGATATATCGTATGCATTTCAAGCCCTCTGAGCAATTACAGGAACCTTATTTTATGGTATGTGTCAATGTCGTTGCCGCTGATAGCCAAGAAGAGGCAGAATTACTAGCAAACAGTGTCTATAATATGTTCGCCGGCATCATCACCAATCATCGAATGCCACTTTCGCCACCAACCGAGAAACCCATATATCATGGCATTCCGGAAATTGAACAGGCTGTTGCAGGCATGACGAAATGCACTTTTATTGGAACTAAAGACAAGATTGCAAAAGAATTAAAAAGCTTCGCTACTGAGTTGCACGCTAAAGAAATCATGATTACCAATAACATCTTTGACGATGCTAAACGACTTCATGCATTCGAGCTAATTGCGGATGCTTTTAAAGAAATGAATTAG
- a CDS encoding acyl-CoA dehydrogenase family protein yields the protein MLNPEQILIIKEWQAEAIKAKSLVPATLNLAYENRWFNLWVPKVYGGLEAGLVDGLKLLEELAYVDGGYAWTITLCSGANMFAGFLEPVLAKDIFSKPKVCWGGSGRAAGTANWDGEHYVLTGEWQYATGSPHLTHFTLNAKLLDHGVPVLNEDGEQAVSSFFVPRDQVLIHYDWTSFGLECTASHSFSMQNIKVAKDHAFLLDPAAKKSDSPLFDIPFMPFAEITLLVNYVGMFRRFLDLVEKYFFEKSKDPNWASQYSKDRFRMLDAIQTDFLARREHVFELANTIWSNILVSDFDSNNDPYQELANFSREFVKDMRLQVVDLFPLLGIGASQAEHEINIVFRNIFTASQHSLLNG from the coding sequence ATGCTTAATCCAGAACAAATCTTAATCATTAAAGAGTGGCAGGCTGAGGCCATAAAGGCAAAATCATTAGTACCTGCTACTTTAAATCTTGCCTATGAAAATCGATGGTTCAACTTGTGGGTTCCGAAGGTATATGGAGGATTAGAGGCTGGTCTGGTTGACGGTTTGAAGTTATTGGAAGAGTTGGCTTATGTAGACGGAGGGTATGCTTGGACAATCACGCTTTGCTCTGGCGCGAATATGTTTGCCGGCTTCTTGGAGCCTGTCTTAGCGAAGGATATTTTCAGTAAGCCTAAGGTTTGTTGGGGTGGGAGTGGCCGCGCTGCAGGTACTGCCAATTGGGATGGAGAGCATTATGTCTTAACGGGTGAATGGCAATATGCAACGGGTTCTCCGCATTTAACACATTTTACATTGAATGCGAAGTTATTGGATCATGGTGTGCCGGTGCTTAATGAGGATGGAGAGCAAGCGGTTTCTTCCTTTTTCGTGCCACGAGATCAGGTGCTGATCCATTATGATTGGACCTCATTTGGATTGGAATGCACAGCGAGCCATAGTTTCTCGATGCAAAATATTAAGGTTGCTAAGGATCATGCGTTCTTGCTGGATCCCGCGGCAAAGAAATCGGATTCGCCTTTGTTTGACATCCCGTTCATGCCATTCGCCGAGATTACCTTATTAGTCAATTACGTCGGTATGTTTCGTCGATTTTTAGATTTAGTGGAGAAGTATTTTTTCGAAAAGTCAAAAGATCCGAATTGGGCAAGTCAATATAGCAAGGATAGATTCAGAATGCTAGATGCCATTCAGACTGATTTTCTTGCGCGGAGAGAACACGTTTTTGAGCTGGCGAATACAATCTGGTCGAATATCCTCGTGAGTGATTTCGATAGCAATAACGATCCTTATCAGGAGTTAGCAAACTTCTCCCGCGAATTTGTTAAAGATATGCGATTGCAAGTAGTCGACTTGTTTCCGCTATTGGGTATTGGTGCTTCGCAAGCAGAGCATGAGATTAACATTGTTTTTCGAAATATCTTTACCGCAAGTCAACATAGTTTATTGAACGGATGA